The DNA window CTCGGGCAGAACGACATGCTCCGGGTCGCGATCTTCCTCATCGCGCTCCCGGTCGTCACCGTGCTCGTGGTCGCGCGGACCCGCTACCGGATCGCCGCCACCCGGTCGATCGAGCCGGTACGCGTGCCGGTCGGCAAGCAGGCGACGGTCCGGCTGCATCTGGAGAACGTGGGCCGGATGCCGACCGGTCTGCTGCTGCTCGAGGACCAGGTGCCGTACGTCCTCGGCGCCCGGCCGCGGTTCGTGCTCGACCGGATGTCCGCGCGCTGGCGCCGCGATGTCGCCTATCCGGTGCGCTCTGATGTGCGCGGCAAGTTCACCATCGGCCCGTTGACGCTGCGGGTGACCGACCCGTTCGGGCTGGTCGAGCTGACCCGCGCGTTCAAGACGCGGGACGTCCTGCTCGTCACGCCCGAGGTGCATCCGCTGCCGTACGTCCGCCTCGGCGGTGAGTGGGCGGCCAGCGGCGAGAGCCGGCCGCGCGCGGCGACCGCCGACGGCGAGGAGGACATCACCGTTCGGGAGTACAGATTCGGCGACGACCTGCGCCGGGTGCACTGGCGGTCCAGCGCTCGGCGCGGCGAGCTGATGGTGCGCCGCGAGGAGCAGCCCTGGCAGAGCCGGGCGACGGTGTTCCTCGACACCCGCCGCATCGGGCACCGCGGCACCGGGCCGGCGTCGTCTTTCGAATGGGCGGTGAGCGGCGCGGCCTCGATCGGCACGCACCTGCTGCACCGCGGCTACTCGGTGCGGCTCGCGACCGACGTCGGCGCCTCGTTCGCCGTCGCCGCGCGCGAGGCGTCGCCGTCGTCCGACGGCGAGGGACTGCTGCTCGACGCGCTCGCGGTCGTCGGCACGTCGTCGGTCGGTCAGCTGACCCAGCTGTCGCTGGGACTCCCGCACGACGGCTCGCACGGGCTGCTGATCGCGATGCTCGGCGTGATCACGCCGGCCGAGGCCGAGGCGATGGTGCGGATCCGGCAGCGGGCCACGAACGCGTTCGCGATCGTCATCGACACCCCGTCGTGGGCGATCGGGAAGGAACGTTCCCCCGAACTCGTCGCCGAGCAGCTCGCCGAGAGCGTTCGCATGCTCCGGCAGGGCGGCTGGCGAGTCATCACCGTCTCCGCGGGTGCCGCGATCGGCTCGGTCTGGAGTGAGCTGTTGCTGGCGCAGAGGGTCGAGGTTCGCGTATGAGCTGGTCGCTCAAGGTCACCGGAGCCGCCGCGCTCGCGACGGTGCTCGCGTCGCTGTCGCTGTTCCCCGCATACGACGGGCAGCAGTGGCTGTGGGCGTCGCTCGTCACGATCGCGTTCGTCGGCGCGGTGGGCCTCGGGCTGCGCCAGCTCGGGACGCCGCGCTTCCTCGTTCCGCTCGGTCAGCTCGCCGCGCTCGGCTGGGCGTTCATCCTGCTGTGTGCCAACGAGGGCTTGAAGTTCGGCTTCCTGCCGACCGGTGAGGCCGTGCAGATCCTGGCCGAACGGATCAACGACGGGTTGCTGATCGTCGTCCGCTTCGCACCGCCCGTTCCGTACGACGCCGACCTCGTGGTCGTGACCGCGCTCGGCATCGGGCTGGTCGCGATCGCCGTCGACACCCTCGCCGTGACGGTCAAGCTGGTGCCGTGGGCGGGCCTGCCGTTGCTGCTGCTCTACAGCATCCCGGCGACCACGGTGTCCGGTGGCGTGTCCGCGCTCGCGTTCGTCCCGGCCGCGGTCGGCTACATCCTGCTGCTGATGAGCGAGGGTCGCGACCGGCTCTCGCACTGGGGCCGGATCATCGGCTTCCGCGAGTCCCCGACCCCACAGGACGGCGTCCAGACGTCGCTGCTCGGGCAGACCGGCCGGCGCGTCGGCGCGGCGGTGATCGGGCTCGCGGTGATCGTTCCGGCGCTGATCCCGGCGCTGCCGGAGGGCGTGTTCGGCACCGGCTCGGGGCCGGGCTTCGGCAAGGGCAACACGACGATCCGGGTCAACAACCCGGTGCTCGACCTGAAGCGGAACCTGAACCTCCCGCAGAACATCGAGCTGATGAAGTTCACGACCAACTACGAGAACAACACCAGCGATCCCTGGTACATCCGGTTGGTCGTGCTCGACCAGTTCAACAACGGCGTGTGGTCGCCGTCGCAGCGTTCGGTGCAGGACGTCCAGCGGCGCGGTGCGAACGACCAGGGCCAGCTGCCGCGGCCGCCCGGACTGGACGCGAGCACACAGGCCAAGTCGTACTCGTTCTCGTTCGAGGTCTCCAAGCTCGACTCGAAGTGGCTGCCGCTCCCGTACCCGGCGAGCACGATCGAGGCGCCGGGCACGCTGCGGTACGACGCCGGCACGCTCGACGTCGTGACCACGCGGTCGACGGCGGGGATGAGCTACCGGGTCGACGCGCTGAACGTAAACCCGTCGCCGGAGGACCTGAACAGGGCCGGCGCGGCGCCCGAAGACATCGAGAAGCAGTACACCGAACTGCCCGGCGACATCCCGGACCAGGTCGCCGACCTCGCGGCCTCGATCGTCAAGGAAGCCGGCGCCACCACGGCACACGAGAAGGCCGTGGCGCTGCAGAACTGGTTCCGGAGCGAGTTCACCTACGACACCACGGTCCGGACCGGGCACAGCGGCAGCGAGCTGATCGACTTCATCGAGGACAAGCGCGGCTACTGCGAGCAGTTCTCCGCGACGATGGCGATCATGGCCCGGGCGCTGGGGATCCCGGCTCGGGTCGCGGTCGGCTACCTGCCGGGCGTCGCGAAGGGCAACACGTACACGATCAGCGCGCACGACGCGCACGCGTGGACCGAGGTCTACTTCGCGGGCTACGGCTGGCTCGCGTTCGAGCCGACCCCGTCCGGCCGCGCGCCGTTCACCCCACGCTGGGCGGAGCGCTTCGACCCGCAGGAGACGCCGACGACCGGCCCTTCCTCCGACCTGCCGACGACGGACCCGTCGTTCACCGGCGGACCGGTCGGCGGCGACCCGGAGGACCCGCTACGCGGACCGAACGGGATCCCGCTCGCCGGCCCCCAGTCGGGCGGTCCGCCGGCCGGACTCATCCCGGCACTGATCGTCATCGGCGTCCTGCTGCTACTCGCTTCGCCAGGGGTGAGCCGGCTGTTGATGCGGCGGGCCCGGCTGCGACGAGTCGAACCGGACCGGTTGGCCGAGGGCGCGTGGAACGAGCTCGCGGACACGATGGTCGACCTCGGCCTGCCCTGGAACGAGGCGGCCACGCCTCGGGCCACCGGGCAGCGGTTGGCGAACCGGGTGCCCGCGTCGGGACATGCCGCCCTGGAGCAGCTAGTGCGTTCGGTGGAACGGGCTCGGTATGCGCGTGACCCGGGCGACCTGGGCGACGTACGCGGGGCGTTGTCGACGCTGATCTCCGCGCTGCGCGCCGGCACCCGTCGGAGCCGGGTTGTGCTCTCCTTCGTCTTCCCGCCGTCGCTGTGGCGCCAGTTCCGTCAGGTCAGCCGGTTGTTCGGCTGGCTGCTGGACGGCTGGGACACGGTCTTCCACGCTCTGTCCAACCGCCTCCGCCGGGTGCCCCAGGCCGTGAGCCACCGCGACTCCTGAGCACGCCTCAGCTCGTTGCTGGACGTTTGATGAGGTCCAGGACGAGGTCGACGCCCGCGACGTAGGTCGCGGGGTCGGCCTCGGGCGGCCGGGTGACAAGTGCCAGGCTGGCGCCGTCGAGAACGGAGCTCAACAGGCGGGCGAGGGCCGTGTGGTCCTGTCCGGCCGGAAGCTCGCCCTCCTGCTCGGCGATCGCGAAGACCTTGGCCAAGGTCTCCTGCAGCTCGCCGTCTTGCCGCGCGACGATCGCGGCGAAGTCCGGTCGGGTGGCAGCCCTCGCCGTGAACGCGTGATAGACCCGCGCTTCCACCATGCGCTCGGCGTCGAGGGGCAGCAGCTCGTCGACGATGCGGCGCAGCGTCTCCAGGACCGGCGCCCGGTACGGGACGCGGCGCACCCGCTCGGCCATCGCCTCCCCCACCAGCTTCGCGGCGAACAACAACAGGTCGTCCTTCGTCGCGAACTGACGCTGGACCATACCGAGTGAGGTATCGGCCTCGGCCGCGACCGCCCGCAGGCTGACCGCCTCCAGGCCCTCTCGCGCCACCAACCGCAGCAGCGCCTCTCCGATCACCAGACGGCGGGCCTCGGGGACGGAGGTGGTCGGCATCACGCCAGTATGCCTGACTCGCCTCTGATACGTTCGACTCATGATCGAGTCAAACGTATCGCACTGTTGTCTTGGCCGTCGCACTCTCCTCAAAGCGGCATTGGGCGCCGTCGTCCTTTCCGCTGTGCCCGCTCCAGCTCTCGCCGGCGGCGATCCCGGCAGATTCGCGTTCCGGGACGTCCGCGTCTTCGACGGCCGGCGGGTGCTCGACCGGGCCACCGTTCTCACCGCCCGCGGCCGGATCGTGGCGGTCCTGCCCGGGCCGGTCCGGATCCCGGCCGACGCGAAGGTCGTCGACGGTCGCGGCCGGACATTGCTGCCGGGCCTGATCGACGCGCACATCCACGACCTCGGGTTCCCGCGCACCGATCCCCCGCGGTTCGGCGTGACCACCGAACTGGACATGTTCAACTTCGTCGACCGGCTGCGCCGCGACCTCGGCGACTACGTGGCGCAGCGCCGCTCGTTCCGGCCGACCGCGACCGCCGACCTGTGGACGGCGGGCACGATGATCACCGTTCCCGGCGGCCATGGATCGCAGCTCGACCCACCCTTGCCTCCGGACTTCCCATGGCTGCGCCCCGGTGACGATCCAGCGCGGCACGTCGACAGCCGATTGGCCGAGGGGTCGGACTACGTCAAGTTCGTCGTCGAGCCGATGCACCTCGCCGATCCGTGGCCGTCGGTCTCGCCCCGGCAGGGGCGCGCGATCGTCCGGCGGGCGCGGCAGCGCGGCGTGTTGAGCATGGCGCACGTCTCGACGATCTCCGACACGCGCTGGCTCTGCGAGGCAGGCGTCGACGGGCTGGTCCACACGCCGACCTCGCACCCGATCGACGCCGGGACGCTCCGGCTGGCCAGGCGGTCGGGCGTGTTCGTCACCAGCACGCTGTCGATCTTCCACGCGTTGGAGGACCAGACCGCGCTGCGGGCGGTGTTCTCCGATCCGCGGGTCGCGCCGTACCTGACGCCCTCGCAGCGGGCGTTGATCGAGACGCCGTACCCGCCGGACTTCCCGGGCGACCCGATCGACCTCTCGCTCGCGGCAGCGAACCTACGCGCGCTGCACACGGCGGGTGTGCCGATCCTGGCGGGTACGGATGGCGCCAACCCGGGCATCCCGAACGGGGTCGGGCTGCTCGCCGAACTCGAGCTCCTCGTCGCGGCGGGGCTACGGCCTCTGGACGCGCTCACTGCGGCGACGGCGAACCCGGCGCGTGCGTTCGGTCTCGCGGATCGCGGACGGATCGCTCCCGGGCGACGGGCGGACCTGGTGCTGGTCGATGGCGACCCGACTCGGGACATCACCGACCTGCGCACGATCTCCGGTGTGTGGCGGAACGGCGCTCGGCTCGACCGTACGGCGTCGTAGAGCTAGAGCCCGCCGGACTCGCGCCGGCGGCGCCAGCGCTCTTCCATGCGGCTCATGAAGTTGCCGTGGCGCTTCTGCCGGGCGCTGCCGCCGCCACCGCGGCGACCTCGGCCCTTGATCGGGATCACGCCCTTCGGCATCTCCCCCGCTGCCGGCATCTGCCGCAGGCTGGTGGCCACGTAGTACGCCGACACCAGCATCACCAGGAAGCCGACGACGCTGACGCCGATCTGCAGGCCGACGTTGTTGGTGAACACGATCACGCTGGTGAAGAGCAGAGCCACACCGAGCACGAAGACCACGGCGGCGATGAGAGCACGTCGACGCTGCCTAGTACGCAGGTCGACTCCGCGCAGCGCCGAGGCGAGTTTTGGATCGTCGGCAGCGAGCGCCCGCTCCATCTGCTCGAGCAGGCGCTGCTCGTGATCGGAGAGAGGCACCTGTTGACCTCCAACGGACGCGGCGGCGGGGTCGCCGTTACGGGGCTACCGACAAGTTTAGGCAGGGATAGTCCAGGACGGTACCCGGACTCCTCAGAGACGGGGAGAGGTACCCCACAAAGTTACCCGGTCGGTCCCTTCTCAACCGTTCCGGGCGAGTACGTGGAGCTGCCCCGCGAGTGCCCGGAATGCCGGGTGTTCCGCCGCCGTCGCCTCCAGCTCGAGCAGCGCGTCGAAGCCGGCAGGGTCGTCGGTCAGCGCCCCCGGGACAAGGTCGGCGAACACCCTGATCCCGTGCGCGGCAGCCGTACGGAACCCCGCCACCCCGAGCAGGTCGCGCAGCTCGTCGAGGGTGAACCGGCGCGGCACGGGGTCCGCCGCGCCCCATCTCCCCGCCGGGTCGACGAGCGCAGCCTGGGCCTCGGCGACGTGACCGGAGACGGCCTTCGCGAGCACGACGGCGTGTCGGTTGGCCGCGAGGACGGACAGCGGCGCCTCCGGGCGCAGCACTGCCGCCACGGCGGACAGCACCGCGGCCGGCTCGTCCACGAACTCCAGCACGCTGTGGCACAGCACGAGGTCCGCCGACTCCCGGCCGACCAGGTCCGGCAGGCTCGCCGCGTCACCCTGGAGTGCCCTGATCCGATCGCTGACCCGAGCCTCGGCGGCGCGGCGTTCGAGCGCGGCCAGCGAGTCGGGGCTCGCGTCGACCACGGTGACCCGGTGCCCGAGCTCGGCGATCGGTACGGCGAAGTTCCCCGTTCCGCCGCCGGCGTCGACGACCTCCAGGCTGCTCCGGCCCGCGGCGGCGGCTCGTTCGTCCAACGCCTCGCGCAGCAGCCGCCAGACCAGCTCGGTCCGGGCGGATCGTCGGTGCCCTGTGGACCTGGCGGCGGTGCGTTCGGGCACGTTCGGCACCTTTCCAGAACGGAACGAGAGCCCCACCCTAACCGGGGTGAGGCTCTCGCCCAGACCGTGCCTGGTTGTCGCTAGTCGCGCTCGATGGTGATGTCTCCGCTCGAGGTGGTCGCGTCCAGGGTGAACGAGGAGTTGGGGTCGCTCTGGACCTGCGCGTCGGCCTCGCCCGAGCTCGTGTCGGTGCGGACCTTGTACGCCGCCTCCGGCACCCGCAGGTCGACCGAGCCGCTGCTGGCCTGCGCGCGGACCGACGCGGGCACCGCGAGGTTGACGCTGATGTCGCCCGAGGACGTCTCGGCGTCCACGGCGCCGCGGAGGTTGTCGGCGTTGACCGTCCCGGAGTTGGCCCGGAACTCGCTCTTGCCGTTCACGTCGTCGGCGGAGATGTCGCCGGACTGGGAGTGGATGTTCACGTCGCCCCGGGCCTGCTGCACGTCGACCGTGCCGGACTGGGAGCGGACGTTGACCGCGCCCGCGACGTTCGCGATGTCGACGTCGCCCGAGTCGACCTCGAGGTCCACGCTCGCGACGTCGGTGAGGGAGACCGTGCCCGAGTGGGTCTGGCCGGTGATCTTGGTGCCTTCGGGGACGCGAACGGTGAAGTTCACGCTGCAGTTCCAGCCGCAGTTCCCGTCCGGGAGCACGAGCGTCTCGCCGTCCACCTCGATCTTCTTCGGCTTGCCCTTGAAGATCGAGAAGCTCCGATAGCTCTGCTTGACCTCGATCTTGTCCACACCGCCCGCGGCGATCTCGACGTCGCCGCCGCCGGTGTCGAGTCGTACCTCGGTGATCTTCTGATCGAAGGTCTGCTCCTGGTGCCGCGTACCTCCGCTGGACCAGCCGCCGACGCCGACCGCCAACGCGGCCACCCCCGCGACCGCGACCACTGCCAACGCTGCCGGCCGGTTCATGTCGGTCCTCCCTGCGATGCTTTCTGCTGTGAGTAGCTCCACGCCGACAGTAGGTCTCAGAGGGGTCGCCAGGGGATCGGGAAACACCCTGGCGAGTCCCTGGCGAGCCCTGTTGACGGGTCGGGGTGCGGACGCTAGCGTTGTTCTCGTTCGAACACGCGTTCGAACGAGCGCCGGGGAGTTGGGCCCCCGGCGCGACGGGTGCAGCAACCAGGCAACGAGTGGCCTCGACCCCCGCTCGTCGTCAGGTGGCCGCCGGGCCGGGAGTGGCGTGTGGGGCAGCAAGGGAACTCGCCATCCCGGCCCGATCCCTGGTTTGTGAGGAGGCAGCAGATGCCAGCCGTACGTAGAGGGCCGGTCCCGCTGGGGCCTGCCGTGTTCACCTCCCTCGACCGTGCCCAGGCGTCGCTCGCCGAGGCGGCGACCGCCCGGACACCTGCCGAGCGTTACGTGGCCGCCCACGTAGCGGCGCTCCGCATCACCGCGGCCGTTCTCGCCGCCCGAGCCCGCCCGACGGGCCGCCGGCGCCAGTACAACGCCTGGGTGCTGCTCGCCCAGGTCGCCCCGGAGCTGTCGGAGTGGGCCGCGTTCTTCTCCGCGGGCGCCAACAAGCGCGCCTCCGCCGAGGCCGGCCTGGCCGACGCGGTGAGCGCGCGAGAGGCCGACGACTTGATGCGGGACGCCGAGCGCTTCCTCGACGTGGTGGAGACGCTGCTCGACATCCCCGCCGCCGCCTAGGTAGAGATCACCGGCACAAGCCGACGCCAGGCGGCCGCCGCCTGGCCGCCGCTCCCCCGGGTGGCCGGGCCGGCACGCTGCGCAATAAAATCTCGCCCAGTCGACAATCTCGACAAATCTCGGCGCATCCGGCAACTGCCGTGAACGATCTTCAACCGGGCCAACCATCGCTCTGACCAGGGCGATAAGGTTCCGGGCCATGCCCGAGCGCAGGCGTGAACCAAGATCATCAGACCCCGTTCAGAACTTATGGGTGACCGCAAAGCCACCGTCCGTGTCCGCCATGAGGCATGATGCGGTCTTGTGAGCAGCAACGGTGGAACGTCCGCCGTCCGGTACCGAGACCTGTTCCGGAACCGGGAGTTCAGCGCGCTCTTTGTCGCCGACGTCCTCTCCAAGGTCGGTAGCCAGCTAGGCAAGTTCGCGCTCGCCGCTCTCGTCTACGACCGTACGAGATCGACGTCACTCACCGCTATCACGTTCGCGGTCACCTTCCTCCCCGGCCTGCTCGGCGGCCCGATCCTCGCCACCCTCGCCGACCGGTACCCACGACGCCAGCTGCTGATCACCTGCGACATCATCCGGGCGAGCCTGATGGCGATCATCGTCTTCGGCAGCCCGTTCATGCCAGTGCTGGCCTCGCTCGGGATCCTGCTGATCGTCGAGTTCGTGCGCGTCCCGTTCGGCGCCGCGCGGATGGCGATGCTGGCCGACATCCTGGAGGGCGACCGGTTCGCGGCCGGCAACGCGCTCGTCGGCGCCAGCCAGCAGGTGGTGCAGGTCGCGGGCTTCGGCGTCGGCGGCTTCGTCGTCGTCACGGTCGGCGCCCAGACCGCGCTGCTCGCCGACACGCTCTCCTACGCGGTGTCCGCGGTCATCCTCGGCATGTTCATCGTCGCCCGCCCCACTCCGGCGCCCAAGGACGGCAAGCGGCCGCACCTGCTCAAGGACACGATGGAGGGCATCCGCATCGTCCATGAGACGGGTCGGTTGCCCACGCTGTTCTGGCTGCTCATGCTCGGCCCGACCGTCCTCGCCACGGCGGAGGGCCTCGCGATCCCATATGCGGACATCCTCGGTGGTGGCGATACGGTCGCAGGCCTGTTCCTCGCCGCGGCGCCGTTCGGTCAGGCGATCGGGCTCGGCATCGTCGGACGGATGAGCCAACGGAGGCGAGAACGAGTCCTCATCCCGTTCTCCATGGCCGTCGGCCTGTGCGTCGCCCTCACTGGCTTCATCCCCCTCCCGATCGTGATCACGATCGGGTTGTTCCTTGCCGGCATCTTCATGGGCCACATCGCCCACATCCAGGCCTCGATCGTCGGGCTGATCACGCCGGACGTACGGGGTCGCATCATCGGCCTCGGCAACACCGTCCTGCAGCTCGGCCAGGGCATCGCGATCCTGCTCGCCGGCTTCGTCGCCGAGCAGACCTCGCTCCGCAGCGTCCTCGCCTGGTCCGGCATCGGCGCCGTGGCCGCGGTGTTCGTCGTCTCCGCCGTCGGCTCGCCGCACGGCGGCCGGCACCGCGCCGACCCCCGCCAGCTGCGCCGGATGCGCCGCCAGCTGCGCGACGCGAGGCAGGCCACCGAGCACAAGTCGGCCAGCCGGCTCACCTCCATCCATCACGTCCGCTGACGTGGTAGAACCTGCCCCGTGACCGAGTTCCTCCCGCTCGTCTTCACCAGCGGCTGGGCGAGCGGCGTGAACGCGTACGCGACCGTGCTGCTGCTCGGCCTGCTCGGCAGGTTCGCCGGCATCGACGGCATCCCGCCGGCGCTGGAACGCACCGAGGTCCTGATCGCCGCGGCCGCGCTGTACGTGATCGAGTTCGTCGCGGACAAGATCCCCTACATCGACTCCGGCTGGGACGCGATCTCGACCGCGATCCGGCCCACGGTCGGCGCGATCCTCGGCCTGCTGATCGTCGGCGACGCGACCAGCCTCGAGCAGGCGATCGGCGCGACCATCGGCGGTTCGTCCGCGCTCCTCAGCCACCTCGCGAAAGCCGGCATGCGGCTAGCAGCCAACACCTCCCCCGAACCGGTCAGCAACATCGCGCTGTCGGTCACCGAGGACTTCTCCGTCGCCGGCGTGATCACCCTGGCGGTCTTCCACCCCGTGCCGGCCCTGATCATCGCCGCCATCCTCCTCGTCGTCTCCGCCACCCTCGTCGTGATCCTCGCCCGCAAGGTCCGCCGCGGCTTCCGCCGATGGCGACAACGCCGAAGCCAGGCGTTAGCAAGTCCATAGCCGGTCGCTGCCTGCCAAACCGGGAGTTGGGCTGGCCAGAACCGTGTAGGCTCCCGGCCCGTGGCGCGAGTCGTGGTGATCGGCGGCGGATTCGGTGGAATGGCTGCGGCGGCACGGCTCGCCAAGCTCGGTCACCGGGTGAGGTTGTTCGAACGCACCGAGCAACTCGGGGGCGCCGTACGCAAGGTCGAGCAGGACGGTTTCAGCTGGGACATCGGCCCCACCGCGATGACCCTCCCCGCCGCGATCAGGGACACGTTCCGCAA is part of the Tenggerimyces flavus genome and encodes:
- a CDS encoding DUF58 domain-containing protein, producing MAGRFSSLTTRGRAFLAAGIAAAVCALALGQNDMLRVAIFLIALPVVTVLVVARTRYRIAATRSIEPVRVPVGKQATVRLHLENVGRMPTGLLLLEDQVPYVLGARPRFVLDRMSARWRRDVAYPVRSDVRGKFTIGPLTLRVTDPFGLVELTRAFKTRDVLLVTPEVHPLPYVRLGGEWAASGESRPRAATADGEEDITVREYRFGDDLRRVHWRSSARRGELMVRREEQPWQSRATVFLDTRRIGHRGTGPASSFEWAVSGAASIGTHLLHRGYSVRLATDVGASFAVAAREASPSSDGEGLLLDALAVVGTSSVGQLTQLSLGLPHDGSHGLLIAMLGVITPAEAEAMVRIRQRATNAFAIVIDTPSWAIGKERSPELVAEQLAESVRMLRQGGWRVITVSAGAAIGSVWSELLLAQRVEVRV
- a CDS encoding transglutaminase TgpA family protein, translating into MSWSLKVTGAAALATVLASLSLFPAYDGQQWLWASLVTIAFVGAVGLGLRQLGTPRFLVPLGQLAALGWAFILLCANEGLKFGFLPTGEAVQILAERINDGLLIVVRFAPPVPYDADLVVVTALGIGLVAIAVDTLAVTVKLVPWAGLPLLLLYSIPATTVSGGVSALAFVPAAVGYILLLMSEGRDRLSHWGRIIGFRESPTPQDGVQTSLLGQTGRRVGAAVIGLAVIVPALIPALPEGVFGTGSGPGFGKGNTTIRVNNPVLDLKRNLNLPQNIELMKFTTNYENNTSDPWYIRLVVLDQFNNGVWSPSQRSVQDVQRRGANDQGQLPRPPGLDASTQAKSYSFSFEVSKLDSKWLPLPYPASTIEAPGTLRYDAGTLDVVTTRSTAGMSYRVDALNVNPSPEDLNRAGAAPEDIEKQYTELPGDIPDQVADLAASIVKEAGATTAHEKAVALQNWFRSEFTYDTTVRTGHSGSELIDFIEDKRGYCEQFSATMAIMARALGIPARVAVGYLPGVAKGNTYTISAHDAHAWTEVYFAGYGWLAFEPTPSGRAPFTPRWAERFDPQETPTTGPSSDLPTTDPSFTGGPVGGDPEDPLRGPNGIPLAGPQSGGPPAGLIPALIVIGVLLLLASPGVSRLLMRRARLRRVEPDRLAEGAWNELADTMVDLGLPWNEAATPRATGQRLANRVPASGHAALEQLVRSVERARYARDPGDLGDVRGALSTLISALRAGTRRSRVVLSFVFPPSLWRQFRQVSRLFGWLLDGWDTVFHALSNRLRRVPQAVSHRDS
- a CDS encoding TetR/AcrR family transcriptional regulator, with amino-acid sequence MPTTSVPEARRLVIGEALLRLVAREGLEAVSLRAVAAEADTSLGMVQRQFATKDDLLLFAAKLVGEAMAERVRRVPYRAPVLETLRRIVDELLPLDAERMVEARVYHAFTARAATRPDFAAIVARQDGELQETLAKVFAIAEQEGELPAGQDHTALARLLSSVLDGASLALVTRPPEADPATYVAGVDLVLDLIKRPATS
- a CDS encoding amidohydrolase family protein, which codes for MPAPALAGGDPGRFAFRDVRVFDGRRVLDRATVLTARGRIVAVLPGPVRIPADAKVVDGRGRTLLPGLIDAHIHDLGFPRTDPPRFGVTTELDMFNFVDRLRRDLGDYVAQRRSFRPTATADLWTAGTMITVPGGHGSQLDPPLPPDFPWLRPGDDPARHVDSRLAEGSDYVKFVVEPMHLADPWPSVSPRQGRAIVRRARQRGVLSMAHVSTISDTRWLCEAGVDGLVHTPTSHPIDAGTLRLARRSGVFVTSTLSIFHALEDQTALRAVFSDPRVAPYLTPSQRALIETPYPPDFPGDPIDLSLAAANLRALHTAGVPILAGTDGANPGIPNGVGLLAELELLVAAGLRPLDALTAATANPARAFGLADRGRIAPGRRADLVLVDGDPTRDITDLRTISGVWRNGARLDRTAS
- a CDS encoding DUF3040 domain-containing protein; translated protein: MPLSDHEQRLLEQMERALAADDPKLASALRGVDLRTRQRRRALIAAVVFVLGVALLFTSVIVFTNNVGLQIGVSVVGFLVMLVSAYYVATSLRQMPAAGEMPKGVIPIKGRGRRGGGGSARQKRHGNFMSRMEERWRRRRESGGL
- a CDS encoding methyltransferase domain-containing protein; this translates as MPERTAARSTGHRRSARTELVWRLLREALDERAAAAGRSSLEVVDAGGGTGNFAVPIAELGHRVTVVDASPDSLAALERRAAEARVSDRIRALQGDAASLPDLVGRESADLVLCHSVLEFVDEPAAVLSAVAAVLRPEAPLSVLAANRHAVVLAKAVSGHVAEAQAALVDPAGRWGAADPVPRRFTLDELRDLLGVAGFRTAAAHGIRVFADLVPGALTDDPAGFDALLELEATAAEHPAFRALAGQLHVLARNG
- a CDS encoding DUF4097 family beta strand repeat-containing protein encodes the protein MNRPAALAVVAVAGVAALAVGVGGWSSGGTRHQEQTFDQKITEVRLDTGGGDVEIAAGGVDKIEVKQSYRSFSIFKGKPKKIEVDGETLVLPDGNCGWNCSVNFTVRVPEGTKITGQTHSGTVSLTDVASVDLEVDSGDVDIANVAGAVNVRSQSGTVDVQQARGDVNIHSQSGDISADDVNGKSEFRANSGTVNADNLRGAVDAETSSGDISVNLAVPASVRAQASSGSVDLRVPEAAYKVRTDTSSGEADAQVQSDPNSSFTLDATTSSGDITIERD
- a CDS encoding SAV_6107 family HEPN domain-containing protein yields the protein MPAVRRGPVPLGPAVFTSLDRAQASLAEAATARTPAERYVAAHVAALRITAAVLAARARPTGRRRQYNAWVLLAQVAPELSEWAAFFSAGANKRASAEAGLADAVSAREADDLMRDAERFLDVVETLLDIPAAA
- a CDS encoding MFS transporter, with the protein product MSSNGGTSAVRYRDLFRNREFSALFVADVLSKVGSQLGKFALAALVYDRTRSTSLTAITFAVTFLPGLLGGPILATLADRYPRRQLLITCDIIRASLMAIIVFGSPFMPVLASLGILLIVEFVRVPFGAARMAMLADILEGDRFAAGNALVGASQQVVQVAGFGVGGFVVVTVGAQTALLADTLSYAVSAVILGMFIVARPTPAPKDGKRPHLLKDTMEGIRIVHETGRLPTLFWLLMLGPTVLATAEGLAIPYADILGGGDTVAGLFLAAAPFGQAIGLGIVGRMSQRRRERVLIPFSMAVGLCVALTGFIPLPIVITIGLFLAGIFMGHIAHIQASIVGLITPDVRGRIIGLGNTVLQLGQGIAILLAGFVAEQTSLRSVLAWSGIGAVAAVFVVSAVGSPHGGRHRADPRQLRRMRRQLRDARQATEHKSASRLTSIHHVR
- a CDS encoding DUF4126 domain-containing protein, with the protein product MTEFLPLVFTSGWASGVNAYATVLLLGLLGRFAGIDGIPPALERTEVLIAAAALYVIEFVADKIPYIDSGWDAISTAIRPTVGAILGLLIVGDATSLEQAIGATIGGSSALLSHLAKAGMRLAANTSPEPVSNIALSVTEDFSVAGVITLAVFHPVPALIIAAILLVVSATLVVILARKVRRGFRRWRQRRSQALASP